TCCAACATCAATTGCAGACAAGAAGCTGAGTGGCTTATAAGTCTCAAAAACGCTTCCTCCTAACAAAATGTCTTTTTACAACAGAACTATTCAATTTACGTAAAAATAAGAAGAGATAATATTTCACATTATAAAATAGCGATCACGTCGCGTGCCGCGTCAGTTAAAAAGAAGAAGTGTGTAAATTCCTTGGTTTAGGGGGAATATTTTGATATGATAATGTGAGTGATGGTGGGGCTTTTTGGGATGGAAAAAGACAATTTTGATGGGTTGAAAATGAAGACATAAATATTGGGTTTTGGGGCACGCCTGCGGATGAGACATTCATATCACTTCCCACTACCTCATTTTTGCCCACTCAAATCATTGGTCTTCAACCCCACAATCAATCTTGCTTTTGTCtccaaatatacaaatttccatctatataaacaaatatgataCAATGTTGTACcatataataaaacataatttttttctgatttatatatttttttaattagtttatgatagtttataataaaatatatttttttgtgatttatatttttttctttaatattatcacaATATTTACAGTTGTACGCGTATTTGAAAGTATCAGCaagtattttattatgttagaAATATACGTAGGTCATAACTATTTTTCTCACTATGGAAGAAAAGGTTTTGAAGGTCAATACTACACTATTACATCAATATCTccacaaatttattaatatatttttcaagaatcaaactataaaacaaataaaatatcaaattatatatacataaaataagacaaatattcaattatttcaatGAAACTCAtaatgttgtaattataattattttgtgggCATCATAAGATTGTAATATGTTGAGATTTATAGATAAGCAATATACCATATAgggaagatatatatatatatatgatttaattcTTATCATAGTCCAAATActatacattaattatgaaaaaagtgAGAGTTTAATTGCAGTCGCTATATGTACAATAGCATATGTGACCGAATTCAAAAGTTAGGGCTGTTGGTCAAACCCAAATAATTGGTTTATCTCTTCTCCTTTTTAAAATCAGGCTAATTAGATGTAaatgttttttataatatgcaatttattgtattatttaatatattcaaatgcAAGCCTGATccaatatattaatagttcAAATCAACGAATACGTTCAAACGAAAGAAAGAAGCAACAAAtcattataaaagtaaatatacaTCAACATTCATGGGACTCAAACTcacaacttttttattttgaagtcTCAACGATGCCAATCGAACTAGACTTCATTGGCAAGTAGatccaattaaaatatgttgatgcagtattattttttagggagaaatgcaattttagttctgtaacttATGAGGGTGGCATTTAAagtcctgtaactttaaaaatttggcaattttcatcctttagtgaccgaaaaattgcatgtgacttggatataacccaattaaattataattttagtcttgtaatttagGGGATATTGgcatttttagttctataactAGAGAGAGTTGGCATTTTTTGTCttgcatgaatttatttacaggaccaaaattgcaattttcgatcaaattggccagaaaataattaaaattgccaaaatatGAAGTTGCgaaaatcaatttgtacaaaactaaaaatgccACCCCTCCTGAATTACatgaccaaaattacaatttcccTGTTTTTACAACAAAATCCAAAAACTAGTGcgaaaatttgagaaaattatatcaaccactttttgaggaaaattacattaaattcaAGAACAACAATATCCAGAATTAAATTCAGTTGTAATAATTAGGACTAACTCTAGTGGCTTGTATGGACATGATTATGAACCAACACCAAATTTATGTAGACTATGAAAACCTAGCTagacaccaatttttttaagtggTTTATGAAGCCCTAATTAACTCCTAGTTGAGGTTAGTGGGGGTTAATGCCTAGCTACATATGTTAATAGCTATTATCGGATTTTAAATTGAagtgataattacattattatacaaaattttgtgcctccaagaataaattacgagacaagaaatatatagacaaaataaaattttgtaaattgaaataagaaaaatagtgTTACAATATctgaagtaaaaaataatacccttaatttttttggtccaAATTTTGATCTAAAAACTTGAAGCGTATTCTGGATGTTGATGTGTAATCTCCTCCGATTTTGAAATATGGCATCAAAGGTTGAAGGATTCGAAGTCAAGAAAGACGTGTTACCTTCGTAGTTTGAGCAACCGTGTGGCGGAGAATTTTTGGACTTGATTTCTTAGACTTTGCTATGTATCTTGTGTGTTGTGTCTTTAATGACTTATAGGCATGAGCAGGGGTTTAGGTAGTTTGGATTCACTTCTGTTGGGTTCGAGCACCCTAAGCTTTGACATGGACCAATCTCCTATACTATATTTAAACATGTTTCGGCctattttaatcaattcaaaataaaattaaaaaaaagaatttatatactctttatttgtttttgtatctaaactaatatatttcacaataaatataattcattgtaatatatttgaactcaataaataatttaaattaattaaatataatatatataagtaaaataatataagtagatcaatttaaattttaaaatgtatttagatATGAAACAAATGGGTAAAATGGACATTTATATACTTAAAGTAATCATCAAAAAGCTAAAAAATGAAGTCCACCCGCATAAAAGGTGAGTGTGAGGCActcttcatttaatttttaatggagagggttttcttttatatatatattttataaaacacagGGAGATTTTTacgtattaaattaatatagggAGAATTTCACGATATTTTACCAAAATACAGGGggtgttatgcaatttatcctataatttataagcTCCAACAACATCATCCTATGGCCACTTGGAGGATGTAAAAGTGTAAAATAGCAATTTCCTTTTCATAGTACTATATTAACTTTCATTCCCAAGCAAGCTCTACCATGcactcaaaattttcatccaattcagatttaattcgataaaattaatcataaaataagtataattatatttgtcgtataattaaaaatagtccaatatagatatatgaaaattacatctggGCCTAACCAATTCACACAAGTTGGCCCAAAAGTACTTGTAAAGTGGGCCTAAGCAAATTGTGGAGCCCAGAATTTGAATCCATCAAAGAATTCCCACTATGGGAAGGCCCATAAATCCAAAATAGACCTATTTGCATCTAAAGAAATTCATAACCACCCTTTCTTCTACAGTCTAAATAGGACAGACTTTATAAGCTATGTGCGCCCTGCAAAAGACAATCCTATAAACTCCTCAACCACCTCATCAAACATTGTAACACAAGATATATCAGccttgtaaaatatatatacatatatatatatatcccctCGTAATAGCTTATTATAAGATggaatttgttagaaaatcattaattttagaatacatttataattttttcgaaTGAcaagagagtatttataattagggaTAGTTACACTTTCCTCCCccgagatttggtgtaattagaCTTAGACCCCTTgtggttaaaaaaattatatatagcacTCCTGATGTTTGCTTTCATCCAACAAACAAGTGcatctattagtcaaaattcactgaatttgctaatattattaaaaaaagaattgaataaaaattgatatttacccttgattgacttattacataCTTATTGCAGTTcgaatactttttctttttttgactAAACTACACTTATAATGGAgaagatatacctcttcacatgcattaacaagtgaagacgtatgagggtaatttggtgTCAAAATGATTTAtctgacttgcaataaatcagtaataagtcaatataggggtaaatatagatttttttaaatttttttattaatatcaacaaaattagtGAATATTAACTAACAgaagaacttatttgttagatggaagaaaacctcatgggtgctagatgtaatttttcaaaccacatgggATCTACATGTATTATACCGAATCTCAGGAGTGAgagttataattatgataaattttaagagagtgtgttgtaattatttttttaaatatgttttttaattattaaatattctaaactagaatttttttctaagaaaaattcttattcaaatcaaatttgatcaaataaaatcaatcacataataagtatattatatttattatgaaattgatcactattttaaattgaacatcaattacaataattatattttacttattatgtgattgattcaGATGTAACGCAACTTGGTCCAAGCTATAGTTTCCCACTAACTAGTCCAATCCAATCATTCAGCCAGCCATAAATAACTTTCCCCAACTTCCACTATAATGACCATTTCTTTCTGGGGCCCACAACAAAATTTGTCGTAAAATAACTGTGAATTTGTGGGGTCAAAGTCTATCAACGCGCTACAGAGAAGTAACGTTCGCATTCGTTGAATTCCCGACAGCAAAGTCCAACCATGGACGAAGTCTAATGTGGTACATTCGGCAGTGGAAGTTGTACGCCCACCGGCCCACGCGCTTGCTTGCCTATTTCCAATTTTGTAAATGTGATCTTTGCTTGGTTGTTGACCTAAAATTGTGTAGTCTTCCTTTGATTGAGCTGAATAGATTAGTATTCGTGAGATTGAGAGAAGTGAAGAGAGGGAAAGGAAGTTAGAGATGGCGACGTTGAGTATTCCTCCGGTGTTAACTACGCCTCGTGATGATGCTATGCAACTCTACCGTGCTTTTAAGGGTATTTGttccttcttttgttttccttttttttttttttttttttttggggggttttttttttttttgcttttaagGGTATTtgttccttctttttttttctttttttttttttttttttttggtgggtTGAACTTTGTACTATGTAATTCTGGAAATTTagttttgtttatttgatgTTTGATGTAAATTGAgcatttttttggttaaattcTTGAGGATGAGATGGATATGGGAATTTCTTTAGTTCATCGTAGTAATTCTATTTAGCTGTTAATTCTTTTggatttttctgttttttgtttgCTAGTTCATAATTTGTTGCTGATGAAGTTTTGcgcttttgttttcttatataGATCGTTTTTTCCATGAGTGTTTCTTTGTGTTGATTATGTTCGATATTTCCATGGCTTTTCTTCATGTTGATCGAATCTGAAATTATTATCATGTGGAATACTAGGCAAGTCCTTGCGAATAATCAGCCTAATCAAGTTAAACCTCAAACTTGGTAACGTGATCACTTCACACATCCAAGAACTCCCACCTGTGGACTTTCAATTATGCTATTTCTAGaccctctttctttctctttgttgAGAAAGACTGGGAGTTAGCAATATAATTCTCTGTTGGATGGTGAATTGCAATCTGCTTCTTGAATTGTTAAGTTTTTCTGGTTAAATGATTTTCCTGAGGCCTCAACTTCCTGCTAATGGCTGAAAATAGGatcaagaataaaattatgctTGTACACAGTCAATCTGTGAGAcactcctttttctttgtcaaATATCCATCCGTTCTatctcaatttcattcaagCAATACTGAAGCTCATTATACAAGGAGCATTTCTAAATTACTATATTGTTTATCCGAGTCGAAAATGCATACAATGAGATCTATCTATTAATTGCATTGTTTAGGTTTTGGGTGTGATACTGCAGCAGTTGTCAACATCCTTGCCCATAGGGACGCAACACAGCGTTTGCTTATTGAACAAGAGTACAGAACTATGTATTCTACAGAACTTTCCAAACGGCTGGCTTCAGAACTTAGTGGTAACGTCGAGGTAACAAGGAGGATCGGcataatttttcctttcaataacTGATGCtcaaccaaatatttttgctcGATTTGTAATAGTGTAACCTTTGAGAAAttgcttgaattttttcatccaGTGTTATATTCTTTGATAGAGATACTTTAATAAAGAATCACATTCCAGCTGTTCCTAAAGCAATTTTCTTCTGTATATATGTTTTGCAATGATTTCAGAAAGCAATCTTATTGTGGATGCCTGATCCTGCTGCACGGGATGCAACAATTATAAGGCAAGCTTTGACTGGTGACATCATTGATCTAAAAGCTGCTACTGAAGTAATATGTTCTCGGACTTCACCCCAAATACAATatgttaaacaaatatacCATGCTCGCTTTCATGCTTACCTTGAGCATGATATTGAATACCAGGCATCTGGTGATCACAAAAAGgtccccccctctctctctctctctctgtgtgtgtttatacatataaacatgTGTGTTTATATACACCTGTTATCTCTCTCTGCCTGGGATAGATACTCACATCTTCATGTCAACATGAACAAACACGTAAAGTAGTGATTTTCAGCGCTTCTACTGTTCATTCTtgttgtaaatatttataaattgagaACTTATTTGTGTTGTAAGCCAATTATTTCTGCTATGATGAAAGGACAGACATAGTACCTATCTAAAATTGGGTCCAGCGGAATTCATAGATTAGGAAGATAAAATGGCTGGGAGTATGATAACATACATGGTCCCCTTATAAGTCCTATCATTAGTTGTATGTGGCTGATGAGAAGTTTTGGGTGCATTAACGAAACTAAGacaataataaacttaaagtAGCCTTGTCTGGTCACGTCCCATTAAGATGCATTCTATTCTATGTTGCCCTTGTCTTTTGTTTGCAATATTCTAGAATATAAATTGGAAATAATGATAATCATTGtacttctttttcctttcttccaTGTAGAAAGAGAACAAGTTCTATGGACTACCAATACATATCTTCTATTTCGGGGGTGTTTTGCTAGCTCCAACTATTAAGAAAATTGCTCATTTGAGAGTATTTCAATACAGGCATGCACTATATGAGGGCATTTGATTACATTACCGGAGTGCTGATGGatcaaaatgaaattattgaataatcaAAATGGAGGAATTCACATGGACTGTGAAGATGTTTTCAAATGATATAATCGTATGATGTGCGAATGCAAaagctaaaaatgaaaacaggAATTCTTGAATTAACTTCTTCTATAATCCAGCGAGTCATAGCTGAGTATCTTCCACTGCGTTCTCTTAGTAACAATTTTTTCACCCATGCATAAGATAGACACAGGGAAATAGGTAAAGATAATTACAGAGCAATTACATGGATGCATTGGAGTTGGGCCTACAGATAAGGAAAAAAGTTATGATCAGATAAAAGTTGATATACTACAAAGAAATAGTTGTTTTTCGAGTCACAGATTTCCCTGAATCCCTGTGGTATAAATCAGGCTCGATTTTTCTCCCAATGATGGTATAGGCCCAAAGACCTAATCTTAAGAAGTATCAAGACCGAAGTACTTCAGAAGTGTCATCCGTTGGATTCATTCTCTGGGCTCCgcatatgttttaaaatgatttCAGCATAAGATGCATTGCTTTTTCATATATCCACCTCACTGCTGTTCGGTTCCATTTTGCAGTTGCTGCTCGCCTGCATTAGTTCAATGCGGTATGAAGGTCCAGAGGTGGACAAGGTAATGGCTGAAAAGGATGCTAAATCTCTCTATAAAGCTGGGGAAAAGAAGCTGGGAACTGACGAGAAGAcattcatacatatattttctgaaaGAAGTCGGGCACATTTGGTCGCTGTTGCTTCTGCTTATCACAGCATGTATGGGAACTCACTGAAAAAGGTAAAACCTAACTCCTAAACCTTCTCCTTGAAATATTATACCCTTAAGGTTTCTGTCTGTTGGCTAAATGAGCATCTTCTTGTAGGCCATAAAAAGTGAAACCTCAGGGCACTTTGAGTTTGCACTCTTGACTATACTGCAGTGTGCTGAAAACCCTGGGAAGTACTTTGCCAAGGTAAAATGTTACATTGGTTTTAGAATTGCAGTCATTTTTTTCTCCTGAAATTATAgttctctttaatttttttcactttcagaTATTCTTTCTTCACTTTGTTCTTATCTATGTTATCTGCCTGAAATGCCATTTGCACAAAATTTGTCTTGAACAAcagaattaaatttagaaatctTAATATATTCTGTAAACAACCAAAAGGTCTACATTGCTTAAACAATATTCGACAAAATTCTTGAGAATAAAGGTTTAGATAACCAGCTCAGACTCTTCTGGTTGTAGTCAAACTTGAAACAAACAATGATAGCTACACTATGCTAGGAAAAGATGTGAATAAAATCATCCAGTATCTTAGCTGACAGATTGCTTCACCTGAGGGAAACAGTGTCGTATATCTACTTTTGCATGCACATCAAACTATATATGATAGGATTCATTTTTTGCACTATTTGTAAATGTTTATCAATTCCACTGTCGTTGTGTAATGACCCTTCGTTGCTAAATACATTAAGGTGCTGCATAAGGCAATGAAGGGCATGGGAACTGATGATACAACCCTTACTAGAGTGATAGTGACGAGAGCGGAGATTGATATGCAGTATATAAAAGCAGAGTACCATAAGAAATACGGGAAGTCACTCAATGATGCAGTTCATTCGGAAACATCAAGCCATTACAGGACattccttctctctcttttggGTGCGACTCACCGCTAGACTGAGGAAAGGTCTCTTGAGAAGCCAAGTTCCAGAGCAAGAGAAAAGGTTTCTCCTTCTATTCTGTATATGTTCTGTATATGCTTATCTCCATGTGTTAGCCTAAGTGTTGGATATGTGGTAGATTGACTATGTCTTGTTATTAGTTCTCAAGCTTGCCTTTAGCTATGTAGAGTCTTTCCATGTGTAATAGCCCAAATGCTGGATATCTGATTCATTGACTATGTTTATTTAGAGATTTGTAGAGTTGTATGTTGCATAAAGGTTTGTCGCCTTTTCAGCTTATCGCTACTGGGTTTGTTCCAAGCGTTGTGTACAACATAAATGTATTTACATAATGTTAAATTTCCTTTACAAAGTTACGGTAAACCGTCTTAAATTGTCTCTCTTCCAAAAGACATCAAATTGTCAAGACAAAATGTTTTAAGTTTGTTTCTTCAAGAATAAGCTCAAGAATCCGTCTGGATACCTTGTTGCTAATGAGCAATTCTGTATGAATATAAGAAGGATTTGggtaaaaaaatactaataataatctTGCATCCAAATGGCCCCTATTAAAGCTTATCTTCAACAACAAAGAATGGCACGGACACCTTCTGGGAAACACATTTGCATCATAGTATATACAACAAACGCAAAACAGCTTCTAAGTGGCAACTACAGATTTCTACAACATACTTCATTCTACAACTGAAGATGACAACAGAAGTGGAAACCGGCTCTTCTTTAACACGACATCAAGAATTCGAAGAACCACCTCAAAATTTACATCTTTTGCTCCCTTCCCCATCAATGTACATACAACAAGGGGAAAGAACGTTCTTTTCATGGTTTTGTAGTACGTATACATGTACTTGAGAAGCTAATCAAGTCTAGTTGGTTAGAAGAACAAGCGCCTATACCTGCAACAACGCTTGTGAACAAATTCAATCACCAAAGAATATATCCACGGCTTTCATTACCAGGTGATCAGCCAAGAAGACACCAGCAGGGACGAGGAAAAATTGCTGGCTACATTAACTCAAGTAACAATCACTTGAAGCTGAGATGCAATCAGTTTTAATCATGCTCAAGATCCTCTGTGCTATGAGTTGACAGGCTTGGACTCGAAGAACTTGGCAACGGCCTGGTAGAGACTCTTCTCCTGGAAAGGTTTCGACACGTATCCATCCATTCCGCATTTCAAACATTTGTCTAACGTGGCGTGTATAACATCGGCTGTCATTGCTAATATGGGGATATGCCACTCGCTCTTCTTTGTTGTTCCATCCTTCATGCATCCTCCGTGCATCTGCGTGTTCGCTTTGTTCTCCATCTCCCGAATAAGACGAGTTGCCTCGAATCTGCAGTAAAAGGAATTGGGCAATAAACACCATATGCGTCGCGTATTTACGACACATCTTACATCCTTGCAGAGAAGGCTTTAAAGAACAAACAAGGTCAATAAATGTCACTGACGTCTGCAAAGTTGAAATACTTGGCTACTGTCGGAGAACTGATCATAAAGCaatatttcattctttaaCAATTTCTGCAAAGTTGAAATACTTGGCTACTGTCGGAAAACTGATCATAAAGCaatatttcattctttaaCAATTTGATACGTTCTATTATTCGAAATCAGTGGTTTCTTGAAATGCTCAGAAACGGCAGCAACTCTGTAATCTTTTTCGTGCAGCAGTTGAAGACgtagaaattttaaaagaaaaggacatCTGTACTATGTCGACAAGCTCAGTTCTTTTTACAGTTTTcctctaaaaaattttcattaatgtcAATCATAGATGTCAAGTATTATACACATTGTGGCAGTAAAAGTGAAATAATCTTAGATTCTAATAAGACAGGTAACAGCAAATTTTCACTATTTCGGATACCcacaataaatcaaatttatctgCTAAAATGTTCCTAGGAGATCAAGTATGAACATATTGATCCATGTAAACAAGGATACCCAATCAACAAGGAAAGAACATTGTAGTAAATAACAGGAAAAGAAATCTGAAGTCACAAACATGAAAAACGggcagaaaagaaaaaacaacagaAGACGAAGAAAAGGCGAGCTGCATAATGGAAAAAAAGTCTAACATgctaaaaacataaaaacaatGGAATAAATCCTAATAATGTTTTGACATACCCGTCCATTTCCGGCATTTGAATATCCATAAAGCAGGCATCAAATTCATGTGGGAGCTGGAGCCATTTCAGAGCCTCTTGACCACTCTCAGCACATTGTACATCTGCCCCAAACTTTTTGAGGGCACCAGCGGCAACTCGGCGGTTGACAATATTATCATCAACGACCAATATCTTCTTGCCACAGAGCAGGCCACGAAGACCGGTACATTTGTTGGGTACATCTCTTCCATTTTGGGGTTTTCGGCCAATTCCTAATACCTGTTGCAAGCATGCAGCTACCATACTCGCTCTCAGAGGTTTCATGATCACGGTATCTGCAAAGCCAGCAGCCTTGGCTTTTTCAGTCTCGGCAGCAGTGATATTGGTCGCAAGAAGGATCATCTTAGGCATTTTATATGAGTGACCATTTTGTCCCCAGTTTGATATCTGCATAATGCTGTCCTCTTCACCGGAAATCCATGAATCTTTTTCTACAAGAAACATATCTGGCAGCTTTTCGCTTCTGCCCCAAATACAAGCAAAATAACATTAGACTACCATATGATGTATTCTATAATCACAGAGCTAAAAAAGCGACAGCACTGAATGTGTAAAGAAAAGTTAATCTGATTATTTCTATGGGGAATAGCCTTAACCATATGCTCAGGGATTCACTCAACGttccaatatattttaacaagGATTGTGTTGaaacaatttcaagaaaacaaaaaaacctATAAAAGGCAACAccctttttattctttttctgtttgcCTCAAATTAGATAAGGCAGAGTTCTGTACTTGACAAGTGGAAAATACAACAGGATAAAACAAAAGGaataaaaacaagaatgaGGATGACTAAAGAGAAGGGTCTCAAACTGTGAGAACAATAAACGAAAAGAAATTTTCAATCCAAAGGAGGCTGCTAGTTATGTAGTGCATACTGTACTTTTCTCTCAAGGCAAAGAAATATGAAAGGGAGATTGATCAAGGCAATGAGATAAAGAATTTTCCTGCAATACAAAGATCTTGAGGCCTGAAATAGACATCTTGGTTTCTGTTTTCCTGTAACTACAGTTGTCCACCACAAGAACCACTTTCTTTTATCTACCAAACTCAACAAACAATAAGAACAAAGCTTTCATTAAAATCTCAGCTTGACTTCTCATACAGTGAAGTATCTCAacttaaatatcatatttaacaTGCAATATCAGGACTTTAGGCTTACTTAGAAATCAGGGAGCCATATTTCCCAAACACAGCAACTGCTGTCCTGATGCTACTTACTGCTTCAGCTTGGATACCCAGTCTCTTCAGGTGGTACCTTGTGACAGCAGCTCTAACTGGTTTCCCATCAACTACAAGTGCTTTTAACCCTTTAAATGCAGTAGGTAGATCATCAGAGAGAGATTTCTTCAGATCTATAACAGCACTTTTTTCACATCTTCTGAATTCAAcagtaaaagaaaatgtgcTTCCGATTTGAGGACGGCTAGTGAAGTTCATTTGACCACCCATTAGTTCAACAAGACACTTACTGATGCTCAATCCTATGCCCGTTCCCCCATAATTTCTAGAAGTTGAACTGTCAGCCTGCATAAATGGTGTGAACACCCGTTTTTGGGCTTGTTCAGGGATACCAATTC
The window above is part of the Sesamum indicum cultivar Zhongzhi No. 13 linkage group LG2, S_indicum_v1.0, whole genome shotgun sequence genome. Proteins encoded here:
- the LOC105156164 gene encoding annexin D5; amino-acid sequence: MATLSIPPVLTTPRDDAMQLYRAFKGFGCDTAAVVNILAHRDATQRLLIEQEYRTMYSTELSKRLASELSGNVEKAILLWMPDPAARDATIIRQALTGDIIDLKAATEVICSRTSPQIQYVKQIYHARFHAYLEHDIEYQASGDHKKLLLACISSMRYEGPEVDKVMAEKDAKSLYKAGEKKLGTDEKTFIHIFSERSRAHLVAVASAYHSMYGNSLKKAIKSETSGHFEFALLTILQCAENPGKYFAKVLHKAMKGMGTDDTTLTRVIVTRAEIDMQYIKAEYHKKYGKSLNDAVHSETSSHYRTFLLSLLGATHR